A DNA window from Streptomyces canus contains the following coding sequences:
- a CDS encoding TIGR03084 family metal-binding protein — protein sequence MADPTPVIDDLCAESEELDLLVAGLSAEQWALATPAAGWTVAHQIAHLAWTDHSSLLAVTDPKAFSREVEKALAAPGDFVDEGAEEGARKPPARLLAYWRAGREDLAEALRAAPEGARFPWYGPPMSTASMATARLMETWAHGLDVADALGVTRTPTDRIRHIVRLGVRTRDFAFGVHGLTPPFEEFRIELTVPSGELWTFGPENATDRVTGPALDLCLLVTQRAHRADLALRAEGEDADRWLDIAQAFAGPPGKGRPPKGTAG from the coding sequence ATGGCCGACCCCACCCCCGTCATCGACGATCTGTGCGCGGAGAGCGAGGAACTCGACCTGCTCGTGGCCGGGTTGAGCGCCGAGCAGTGGGCGCTCGCGACCCCCGCCGCCGGCTGGACCGTCGCCCACCAGATCGCCCACCTCGCCTGGACCGACCACTCCTCCCTGCTGGCCGTCACCGACCCGAAGGCCTTCTCCCGCGAGGTCGAGAAGGCGCTGGCCGCACCCGGGGACTTCGTGGACGAGGGCGCCGAGGAGGGCGCCCGCAAGCCTCCGGCGCGACTGCTCGCCTACTGGCGGGCCGGACGCGAGGACCTCGCGGAGGCCCTGCGCGCGGCACCCGAGGGCGCCCGTTTCCCCTGGTACGGCCCGCCCATGTCCACCGCCTCCATGGCCACCGCCCGCCTCATGGAGACCTGGGCCCACGGCCTGGACGTGGCGGACGCCCTGGGCGTGACCCGCACCCCCACCGACCGGATCCGGCACATCGTCCGCCTCGGCGTCCGCACCCGCGACTTCGCCTTCGGAGTCCACGGACTGACCCCGCCGTTCGAGGAGTTCCGCATCGAACTCACCGTACCTTCCGGCGAGTTGTGGACCTTCGGCCCCGAGAACGCCACCGACCGCGTCACCGGTCCCGCCCTCGACCTCTGCCTCCTGGTCACCCAGCGGGCCCACCGCGCCGACCTCGCCCTGCGCGCGGAGGGCGAGGACGCCGACCGGTGGCTCGACATCGCCCAGGCCTTCGCAGGTCCGCCGGGCAAGGGCCGCCCGCCGAAGGGGACCGCCGGATGA
- a CDS encoding acyclic terpene utilization AtuA family protein, which produces MTLRIGNASGFYGDRFDAMREMLTGGELDVLTGDYLAELTMLILGRDRLKDPGAGYARTFLRQLEECLGLAHERGVRIVANAGGLNPSGLADRIRELAERLGLPVRVAHVEGDDLTPGHPGALAAHAYLGGFGIAACLREGADVVVTGRVTDAALVTGPAAAHFGWSPTDHDRLAGAVVAGHVLECGTQATGGNYAFFSEGRHDLRRPGFPLAELHEDGTAVITKHPGTGGFVDVGTVTAQLLYETQGARYAGPDVTARLDTVRLTQDGPDRVRISGVHGEAPPPTLKVGLNRLGGFRNEVTFVLTGLDIEAKAALVREQMSPALAKAAHVDWDLVRTDRPDAGTEETASALLRLVVRDTNQEIVGRALSGAAVELALASYPGFHVLAPPGKGSPYGVFEDVYVPHGAVNHVAVLHDGRRVPVAPAQETAVLDHPPTPPLPEPLPEGPTRRAPLGLIAGARSGDKGGNANIGVWARTDEAWRWLAHTLTVDRLRELLPETRELNVVRHDLPHLRALNFVVEGILGEGVAAQHRFDPQAKALGEWLRSRHLDIPESLL; this is translated from the coding sequence ATGACCCTGCGCATAGGCAACGCCTCCGGCTTCTACGGCGACCGCTTCGACGCGATGCGCGAGATGCTCACCGGCGGCGAACTCGACGTCCTCACCGGCGACTACCTCGCCGAGCTGACCATGCTCATCCTGGGCCGGGACCGGCTGAAGGACCCCGGGGCCGGATACGCCCGCACCTTCCTGCGCCAGCTCGAGGAGTGCCTCGGCCTCGCGCACGAACGGGGCGTGCGGATCGTCGCCAACGCGGGCGGCCTCAACCCATCCGGACTCGCGGACCGCATAAGGGAGTTGGCCGAACGCCTGGGCCTGCCGGTCCGGGTCGCCCATGTCGAGGGCGACGACCTCACCCCGGGACACCCGGGCGCGCTCGCCGCCCACGCCTACCTCGGCGGCTTCGGCATCGCGGCCTGTCTGCGGGAGGGCGCCGACGTCGTGGTCACGGGGCGGGTGACGGACGCGGCCCTGGTCACCGGGCCCGCCGCCGCCCACTTCGGCTGGTCGCCGACGGACCACGACCGGCTCGCCGGGGCCGTCGTCGCCGGCCACGTCCTGGAGTGCGGGACCCAGGCGACCGGCGGCAACTACGCCTTCTTCAGCGAGGGCCGGCACGATCTGAGAAGGCCCGGCTTCCCCCTCGCCGAACTCCACGAGGACGGCACCGCCGTCATCACCAAGCACCCCGGCACCGGCGGCTTCGTGGACGTCGGCACGGTGACGGCCCAGCTGCTCTACGAGACCCAGGGCGCCCGGTACGCGGGCCCCGACGTCACCGCCCGCCTCGACACGGTCCGGCTCACCCAGGACGGCCCCGACCGCGTCCGGATCTCCGGCGTGCACGGCGAGGCCCCGCCGCCCACCCTCAAGGTCGGTCTCAACCGCCTCGGCGGCTTCCGCAACGAGGTCACCTTCGTGTTGACCGGCCTGGACATCGAGGCCAAGGCCGCGCTGGTGCGGGAGCAGATGAGCCCCGCCCTCGCCAAGGCCGCCCACGTCGACTGGGACCTGGTCCGCACCGACCGCCCCGACGCCGGGACGGAGGAGACCGCCAGCGCCCTGCTGCGTCTGGTCGTCCGGGACACGAACCAGGAGATCGTCGGACGCGCGCTCAGCGGGGCCGCCGTAGAACTGGCCCTGGCCAGCTACCCCGGGTTCCACGTGCTGGCACCACCCGGCAAGGGCTCGCCCTATGGGGTCTTCGAGGATGTGTACGTCCCCCATGGAGCCGTCAACCATGTGGCCGTCCTCCACGACGGCCGACGAGTCCCCGTGGCCCCGGCCCAGGAGACCGCCGTACTCGACCATCCACCGACACCACCCCTGCCCGAACCGCTGCCGGAAGGCCCCACCCGCCGGGCCCCCCTCGGCCTGATCGCCGGTGCCCGCAGCGGCGACAAGGGCGGCAACGCCAACATCGGGGTCTGGGCCCGGACGGACGAGGCCTGGCGATGGCTCGCCCACACCCTCACCGTGGACCGACTCCGCGAACTCCTTCCGGAGACACGGGAGTTGAACGTCGTCCGGCACGACCTTCCCCACCTCCGCGCCCTGAACTTCGTCGTCGAGGGCATCCTCGGCGAGGGCGTCGCCGCGCAGCACCGCTTCGATCCGCAGGCCAAGGCCCTCGGCGAATGGCTGCGCTCCCGCCACCTGGACATCCCGGAGTCTCTGCTGTGA
- a CDS encoding class I SAM-dependent DNA methyltransferase — protein MTDNDGYFSEPIAATYDDSTADMFAPDAVEPAVALLAELAGEGRALELGIGTGRIALPLAARGVDVHGIELSRAMANRLRDKPGGDAVGVTIGDFATARAPGDFTLAYLVFNTIMNLTTQDAQVDCFRNVARHLKPGGTFVVEVMVPDLRKLPPGQNTVPFHVGDHRLGFDTYDLATQAMSSHHVKVTKDGQGSFWSIPFRYVWPAELDLMARLAGMRLRERWEDWGRKPFTHDSRQHVSVWEKAAD, from the coding sequence GTGACCGACAACGACGGCTACTTCTCCGAACCCATCGCCGCGACCTACGACGACTCGACCGCGGACATGTTCGCCCCGGACGCCGTGGAGCCCGCGGTTGCGCTGCTCGCAGAGCTCGCCGGTGAAGGCCGGGCACTTGAACTCGGCATCGGTACCGGGCGGATCGCCCTGCCGTTGGCGGCGCGAGGTGTCGACGTGCACGGGATCGAGTTGTCCCGGGCGATGGCGAACCGGCTGCGGGACAAGCCCGGCGGGGACGCGGTCGGTGTGACCATCGGGGACTTCGCCACGGCCCGCGCGCCCGGCGACTTCACCCTCGCCTACCTCGTCTTCAACACGATCATGAATCTGACCACCCAGGACGCCCAGGTGGACTGCTTCCGCAATGTCGCCCGGCACCTAAAGCCCGGCGGGACCTTCGTCGTCGAGGTCATGGTTCCCGACCTGCGGAAACTGCCGCCCGGACAGAACACCGTCCCCTTCCACGTCGGCGACCACCGCCTCGGCTTCGACACCTACGACCTCGCCACCCAGGCCATGTCCTCCCACCACGTCAAGGTCACAAAGGACGGGCAGGGCTCCTTCTGGTCCATCCCGTTCCGGTATGTCTGGCCCGCCGAGCTCGACCTGATGGCCCGGCTGGCGGGCATGCGGCTGCGGGAGCGGTGGGAGGACTGGGGACGGAAGCCGTTCACCCACGACAGCCGTCAGCATGTCTCCGTGTGGGAGAAGGCCGCGGACTGA
- a CDS encoding DUF397 domain-containing protein, protein MTILGDWRKSSYSGSGDGNACVEIAHRNSHIAVRDSKHRTYATLIFPRTAFATFISALKTPR, encoded by the coding sequence ATGACCATACTCGGCGACTGGAGGAAGTCCTCCTACTCCGGCAGCGGCGACGGCAACGCCTGCGTGGAGATAGCCCACCGCAACAGTCACATCGCCGTACGCGACTCCAAGCACCGCACCTACGCCACCCTCATCTTCCCCCGCACCGCTTTCGCCACCTTCATATCCGCCCTCAAGACACCCCGCTGA
- a CDS encoding DUF5753 domain-containing protein, whose protein sequence is MVLRREPTARQMRLATELRRLRDAAGLSAAEAAALIGTGRVQITHIETGLTGVSEQRLRSLAAHYPCTDAEFIDALVVMATDRTRGWWEEYQGLLPTSFLDLSELEHHASFRWDVDFLHVPGLLQTEDYARAIFSRRIPELPLQDLELRVRHRMQRRAVLDSPQPIPYEAVIHEAALRIRVGGRAASRAQLAHILELSESEHVTVRVIPFELDDFADVTAAMVYVGGAVPKLDTVVRDGPHGTLLIDSEAQLGVFRALFHRVEGMSLDPVRSRDLIHSLAKEL, encoded by the coding sequence ATGGTCCTGAGGCGCGAGCCCACGGCACGCCAGATGCGCTTGGCCACCGAACTCCGCAGACTCCGAGACGCGGCAGGGCTGTCGGCCGCCGAGGCGGCGGCGCTGATCGGGACGGGGCGAGTCCAGATCACTCACATCGAGACGGGCCTCACGGGCGTGAGCGAGCAGCGGCTGCGCAGCCTCGCGGCTCACTACCCCTGCACGGACGCCGAGTTCATCGACGCCCTGGTCGTGATGGCCACCGATCGCACACGCGGCTGGTGGGAGGAGTACCAGGGGCTGCTGCCCACGTCGTTCCTGGACCTGTCCGAACTGGAGCATCACGCCTCGTTCCGCTGGGACGTGGACTTCCTGCATGTACCGGGCCTTCTCCAGACGGAGGACTACGCGCGGGCGATCTTCTCCCGCCGCATCCCGGAACTCCCCCTTCAGGACCTGGAGTTGCGCGTCAGGCATCGGATGCAGCGACGGGCTGTCCTCGATTCTCCGCAGCCGATCCCGTACGAGGCCGTGATCCACGAGGCGGCACTGCGCATCAGGGTCGGTGGCCGGGCCGCCTCACGGGCGCAGCTGGCCCACATCCTGGAACTCTCCGAGTCCGAGCACGTCACCGTCCGGGTCATCCCCTTCGAGTTGGACGACTTTGCCGACGTCACCGCCGCCATGGTGTACGTCGGCGGTGCGGTCCCGAAGCTGGACACCGTGGTGCGCGACGGTCCTCACGGCACGCTTCTCATCGACTCCGAGGCACAGCTCGGCGTCTTTCGAGCGCTCTTCCATAGAGTTGAAGGCATGTCGCTCGACCCCGTGCGGTCGCGTGACCTCATCCACAGCCTGGCCAAAGAACTGTGA